Proteins encoded together in one Temnothorax longispinosus isolate EJ_2023e chromosome 5, Tlon_JGU_v1, whole genome shotgun sequence window:
- the LOC139813285 gene encoding uncharacterized protein, which produces MPRCRRGATASRGQVLLFRLLLVCALVAAGHQEETARSWDRLSQLIPTNSVYEKQDRNASPSSNGVDASLAHSLAENNVMDTSKSKGGGDHVETEEVEEEKEPKLTYDAEEYEDEDKHEEEEVEGDGEEVEEVEEVEEEKKDPSDTVNGVMKKERSPPETSSVSNTDAIDRDGDYLEDLPTNQDDNTYYYYDEYENANRTRYDNADGENDYLNMESEEEDVTSGNLSSESEHGALEKRDKDVSHESTSNSSRIVEEKEEEVDNPVSSTELEEGSSMEGSDKTFTTLGASVLEEKEEPENVSAEVSSILIGGAVVSVVTTKSVVNGTISVPTTVSPATTEQIAPPPPSSSSSSLTETTETTEGHPEVTTEDSARILASVQTSRSVSGARFLPFPVIDRVEQVEAHGGSLEGKKTSQPPSTESIIDKLDWAQSKLSSDLLPAAILGTGGFRNAGNTLQLDVLAERDRTTTTTTRRSFTTTAKTPVISKFIPRRYNDKKLNNTSTSTAKPRFETTLDSLEGLLPRTYVSRGTTPSAVSKINFRWPSSKPTSTEAAETKTTSTTPRTKPKASIVVQDISAFLPPGYKLKKEEIAATESSLLSEILAKSKVDISSLLPPGYDKKKVEEESKSKDTTTTTTTTTTTTTTTAKSTGVSPEKIAPSIQDLFASSKVDISAFVPKDYEQKKDLEPDSKPTGDANSEQNVTVTERTDSEPTTKKAGSLKIVFPSRPGGRKPIHKITTPQTPRGDGPGAVTPKIQKGWPTRATTEFTGWPTPSTTPISIEKLLEAARTATVASVNISLIPSTNEISSTSSTSTTTTTTPRPTTPGVCDDECEVAGTIRIIGNATWVPELLDRNTREWQELANHVEREMNFIFSKSSVLMTWYKNIRIDSFSQGSILVDYFVELNNLQQKVNTQELKVIFHDSLRTYNANRWNETTTKGPLRMGMFTIDPKYTDFVVIPKVNMPQYIEKDDRLIPQWAIAVIVIGVGGLLFIIVFGVSVLVNRQSGSKLKPTMSTIYEEEVAKHTSSHRSSDYSKPVHTIWTDPDVSWNDKSFESTSNKILVDKSFHDNKKYNMYDSWRSEWNGYYYNPSHTSSKYGYDSTMNLSTRHHPDYDTNF; this is translated from the exons AAACAGCTCGATCCTGGGACAGGCTCTCGCAGCTGATACCAACGAATTCGGTGTACGAGAAGCAAGACCGAAATGCATCGCCGTCCAGCAACGGGGTCGATGCATCGCTGGCGCATTCGCTGGCGGAGAACAATGTGATGGACACATCGAAATCGAAGGGGGGAGGCGATCACGTGGAGACGGAAGAGGTGGAGGAGGAAAAGGAACCTAAGCTGACGTACGACGCCGAGGAATACGAAGATGAAGATAAGCACGAAGAGGAAGAGGTCGAGGGGGATGGAGAGGAGGTAGAAGAGGTAGAAGAGGtagaggaggagaagaaagatCCCTCTGATACCGTGAATGGCGtaatgaagaaagagagatctcCGCCGGAAACTAGCAGCGTGTCGAATACCGATGCGATAGACAGGGATGGGGATTACCTCGAAGATCTCCCGACGAATCAGGACGACAatacgtattattattacgacGAGTACGAAAACGCTAATCGTACCCGATACGACAACGCAG ACGGCGAAAACGACTATCTAAACATGGAATCTGAAGAGGAGGATGTCACATCAGGGAATTTATCGTCGGAATCAGAGCACGGAGCTCTTGAGAAGAGAGATAAAGACGTTTCGCACGAGTCGACTTCCAACTCGTCGCGAATCGtcgaggagaaggaggaggaagtcGACAATCCGGTATCGTCGACGGAGTTGGAGGAAGGCTCGTCCATGGAGGGCAGTGACAAAACGTTCACTACACTCGGTGCGTCTGTCCtcgaggagaaggaggagccGGAGAACGTCTCCGCCGAGGTCAGTTCCATCCTGATAGGCGGTGCCGTGGTGTCCGTGGTGACCACGAAGAGCGTGGTGAACGGCACGATATCGGTGCCGACGACGGTCTCGCCGGCCACCACGGAGCAAATCGCACCGCCGcctccgtcgtcgtcgtcgtcctcatTAACCGAGACAACCGAGACAACCGAGGGACACCCGGAAGTGACCACGGAGGACTCCGCGAGGATCCTAGCTTCCGTGCAGACCAGCCGCAGCGTATCGGGCGCGCGCTTCCTACCGTTTCCGGTGATAGATCGCGTGGAGCAGGTGGAGGCGCACGGCGGGTCGCTCGAGGGCAAGAAGACGTCGCAACCACCGTCCACGGAGAGCATCATCGACAAGCTTGACTGGGCGCAATCCAAGCTATCCAGCGATCTCTTGCCGGCGGCTATCCTGGGCACCGGTGGCTTCCGAAACGCCGGCAACACGTTGCAGCTGGACGTATTAGCCGAGCGCGAtcgcacgacgacgacgacgactcgCAGGAGTTTCACTACCACAGCCAAGACGCCGGTTATCAGCAAGTTTATCCCACGACGTTACAACgacaaaaaattgaacaacACTAGCACCAGCACGGCGAAGCCGCGATTTGAAACCACGCTCGACTCCCTGGAAGGTTTGCTGCCTCGAACGTACGTGTCGAGAGGAACCACCCCAAGTGCGGTTTCCAAGATAAATTTCAG ATGGCCTTCTTCGAAACCGACGTCCACGGAAGCAGCAGAGACAAAGACCACATCGACGACACCACGAACGAAACCTAAAGCCAGCATTGTCGTCCAAGATATTAGCGCATTCCTACCGCCAGGATACAAgctaaaaaaagaagagatagCTGCCACGGAGAGTTCCCTCCTCAGTGAAATCCTCGCCAAATCCAAGGTCGACATTTCGTCTCTCCTACCACCTGGCTATGACAAAAAGAAGGTTGAGGAAGAATCCAAGTCAAAAgatactactactactactactactacgacgacgacgacgacaacaacAGCGAAAAGTACAGGCGTCTCTCCAGAAAAGATCGCCCCGTCTATCCAAGATCTCTTCGCGTCTTCCAAAGTCGATATCTCCGCCTTCGTACCTAAGGATTACGAACAAAAAAAGGACCTTGAGCCGGACAGCAAACCTACTGGCGACGCGAACAGCGAGCAGAATGTAACGGTCACAGAACGAACCGATTCCGAGCCTACCACGAAGAAAGCCGGTAGCTTGAAAATCGTGTTTCCCAGCAGACCAGGCGGTCGAAAGCCGATTCACAAAATAACCACTCCGCAAACTCCACGTGGGGACGGTCCAGGCGCGGTGACGCCAAAAATACAAAAGGGATGGCCGACTCG AGCTACTACGGAGTTTACCGGATGGCCAACTCCGTCCACCACGCCGATCTCTATCGAGAAGTTACTGGAAGCAGCGCGCACGGCTACGGTAGCATCGGTGAACATATCGCTCATTCCTAGCACGAACGAGATTTCGAGCACGTCGTCGacatcgacgacgacgacgacgacaccgAGGCCGACAACTCCTGGCGTGTGCGACGACGAGTGCGAGGTCGCCGGGACGATACGTATCATTGGAAACGCGACGTGGGTGCCAGAACTGCTCGATCGGAACACTCGCGAATGGCAAGAACTTGCGAATCACGTGGAACGAGAG atgaattttatattctcgAAATCCAGCGTTTTAATGACGtggtacaaaaatataaggatTGACTCCTTCAG TCAAGGCAGCATCCTAGTAGACTACTTTGTCGAGCTAAACAATTTACAGCAGAAAGTGAACACGCAGGAACTTAAAGTGATTTTCCACGACTCGCTCAGGACATACAACGCCAATCGGTGGAATGAAACGACCACGAAAGGTCCATTAAGAATGGGAATGTTTACTATCGATCCTAAGTACACTGATTTCGTAG tCATACCTAAAGTAAATATGCCACAATATATCGAGAAAGATGATAGATTGATACCTCAATGGGCGATCGCGGTAATAGTGATAGGTGTCGGAGgtttactatttattatcgTGTTTGGTGTGTCTGTG CTCGTCAACAGACAAAGCGGATCGAAGCTGAAGCCGACCATGTCCACCATTTACGAGGAAGAAGTGGCTAAGCACACGTCGAGTCACAGATCGAGCGACTACTCAAAGCCGGTGCACACAATATGGACCGATCCCGACGTCTCTTGGAACGACAAGTCCTTCGAATCGACTTCTAACAAG ATTCTGGTTGACAAATC